TCCATTTGTGAGCCATATGGACGTATCTATCTCTGTATaactaaaaaaatcccattgatgCAATTATTCCACAGTTTACTGTATTGATGTATAATGCATAACTGTATTATATAACATATTTTATACAGTATGTTGTATAATACAAGGAAAGTGTGTATAACATATTGTACATTTACTATTTAATACAGTTCTGtagcagtgcaggtgcagctttGGGTCTTGCCACCTAACGGTGGGGTGTATGGAATTCCAGCATCACAAAATGATAAGGTTGTACCTTGACAGTTTTTAAGACAGAACTTGGAGTACTTATATTGTACTTCAGGAGCTTTGACAGTTTTTTATCTCTATTATGTAAGTTCTGAGCTCTGATGATTTCAGTGTCCAGGTTTTATAAATGAGAGCTGCGGTCAGTACCACCAGCCATGTTCTCATTGGGGAGAGGAAGAACGCCAAGGTGCCGTATGTTCGCTGCAGGAAATAGCAGGAATAGACCTGCCAGGCCAGGAGCAGGGCCATTGCCAGGTGAACAAGCACAGCCACGAGGCGTCGGACGTGACGGATGTGGGAACGGAAGCTGTGGCCCTGGCATCGCAGCAGCAGGCACCAGCACAGATAGGCCATCAATGGCAGGTTGAAAAACATCATCTGAAAGGAAGAGCAAATAAGACAATGAGCAAGCCAAGGGTTCTGGGTAACATCTATGAAGGCTTAAAAACATATGCACAGATAAAGCTGTCCCATTCTAAGGGCTGAGTACAGTTCCCAGACATGGAATCTCAGGATGCACCTCCACGACTCTGCAGCTGATAAAGCTGCTACTGCCTCTGCCCGAGTCCCCGGCCAAGCATTCCTGCCCATTCCCTTGCAGTAAGAGGCACTAACACACATCTGACATTTCCTGGAACTGATTCAGGGAGGCAGACCTACCAAAAATTAGCATGGCAAAACCAGATGGTCTGTGTGTCAGCTTAACCCTGACCCAGCCCACTGCAGAGTCACACTGGTACAAGGGAGACACCATAAAGAAGGAGGCAATGCTGGTTTGGTCCTCTATCTTAAATGCCAAGGAATGCCACCTTGTCTTTCAGATTAATAGGGAAACCACTCTTGGGAAAACTGGACTCAATGTGTGCTTAGGGTGACACCTACTGATCTGAAGGGTTATTAAGGCTGCAAGGGCTGCCCTGGCCACTCAGTTTTTTTGCTTAATCACTGTATGTTAGCCAAAGGCAAAACTAgaaaattcacagaaaatttAGAAATCTGTAAAGAGACAGCCTCTAATCCATATATCCAGGGAGTCCAAAGCAACATCatttttttagagaaaaagGGAAGTTTGTGAAAATAATGCACAAcctccttcctttctttaaaTCTGCAGAAAGGTAAGAAAGACCACTTGTAGTCAGGCATGGTCACTAATCTCTCTACTTCCAAGACTACTTTCTTTataaaactattaaaaattgaaaaaagcccctgagaaaaaaaaaaaaaacaactggtTTTTAgcctttattttataaatactCACCTGTAAAATCCCAACCACAAATGTCATACTGCCCTGTAAGAAGGAACCACCGACAAACACCCCAAAGGAAAAACAGGCCCCCATCTGGCCATCTATCAGTTCACCTACAAACCATGGTCCTGCAAGAGAGGAAACCAAACATCATCATCAGGAAACACAACCCTTTGTACCCTGAGACTTCCCTATTGCTTGTCCAGAGTAATCAGCCTCATGTTTTCACATTCAGCAAAACAGCAGTCTGGTGTGAAAATATCACAGTATGACAGCGGGTTGTGGCATGcaattaaaatacttttgaaCCAGTTTCATCTCTGTGACAATTTTCAACACCACATATAATATCTTGCTTATGAGAGAGGTGATAAGGGTAGTTTTTTCCCAGAATTACAGCAAGATACATGAAAAATGTGGTCACAAACAATCCCAGCCTGGCTTAGCCTAGAAATTAAAATAGGCAGGCTGCTTTGTGTTATGCATACTACACTGACTAACACGAAAATAGCTATTTCAGTAAGATGTTATCAGAGGAGAACAAGCTCAGATTGTTAGCTCTGATGCGAACAATcaaaaaataagtgaaaagcacaatgaatttaaaaatactcaCTTCACTTTCAGAGTAATTTAACAAGCTAAGTGTTTCATTAATTCAGGGCTTCTAAGTTAGGCTCCTACAAATAAACCTTTAGTCTCTTTGGACATTAACTTTTCAAGTTCCACATAGATTTTGTAACTTAAGTAGATTTCCCACATTCTCCAAGATGTTACAATTCTTATTTTTCATCAGGATCTAATGTGTAATTTCAAAATACCAATTTATGTCCTCCAGTACTCTAGGCTACTTACCCAGAATGGTGTATAAATTCAGAACCAGAAGTGAGTAATAGAAGGTGTTTGTTTTACTGAAGACATGAAGAGAATATGAAGTCAGAGTAAGTAATCCTGGCTTTCCTAAAGAGAGAcaacatttaagaaaaatacacTTAATTCAGTTTGCAACACCTCCCcagatatatatgtatgtataataTTGGTCTTTCTGAAACAAATCTTCACGTGATTTACTCATTCTTTTATAtaaggaatataaaaataatatttggtATGTCTATAGAAGACTGCAGAAGAATGCATTACTATTACTGTGATAACTGAAAGTAAAGAACCAAAACATAAAACTGTCTATATTAAAAACAGCAGAGGAACCTGCCATTCTAAAGGAATACACTTACTGTATTGTAAATAATACTGAATGACCATTCTATACCCAGAAAATGAAGTTAGCTAGAATGAAAAACATGGAGAAAGTATGTATTAAATTAAAAGTAAGAGAATAAAAACAGTAACTCTGGAAACCCAGAAAGGTGGGTCAGCATGAACTAGATTCATTGGATTTCCTTTGATTAAATCTAATTTAGTGAGATCTGAGAGCAACTCAAAATTAAGGCTATGCATTAAAATGACATTATTCTGACAAGTGTGTGGTGTTAGCAGAAAAAAGTAGTAGCTCTCTAACTGAAGCAGACAATTTACAGATCAAGAGAGCCTTCCTAAAAAGTTAGCTTGTAGATTTACATCTAGTATGTGGCCTTCTCACAAAGAATTAACCCCCAGAGGGCAAGCTTCACCTTTGGAAATCAACAGCTCTAACAAATTTTTCACTAAGTTGTCAAAACATTCGTCATAGAACACATGGACCTAGATGACCACAGAGtcagtttttttaatatttagctGCTGAGTTCCATAAAGGCAACTGAAAATCTGATTCTCTTCTATGTAGGCAGTTGCTGTAGTTACCTCAGGATGCTACACAATTAGGAGTATAAAGGAAGGGACAAACACTGACATGAATAGGAAGGGAGGTGGCTTCCAGAAAAATCTCATTAGTAGGGTGTAGTTCAAATGATTGTTTAAAGGATAAACACCATGAGCTTAATagtaataattttcatttactAGATGTATCACAAAGTATCAAGTTATGACAGAAATGGCCTTAATATTATTTTGAGAAAGACCCAATCCTGTTCATGTTCTTTGCAAAAGTTAACAAATACTTTCTTTGCAAAAGGAAATCTGTTTCTCCACTCAGGCAAGAGAGAATTCTGTAACAACTGTAGAGAAACAAGCACACATatagaaaatacaaaacaaaacattcatTTCCCTATGTATTGGATTCTTCAGGGAgaatattaaaatgaaactttggACTTCAATCAACTTAATTTTTGTTTAGACAAAGGTACCTGCTCAAGTTTCCAGTTTACTTTATTTGATATACTGGAGTTTTTCCAGCTTCCCTTAAAAGCGAAACAGCAGCTTCTGAGAAACCAATCAAATCCCACAGTAGCAGATGTAAAATGCATATGGTGATTAACAGCACAGTTACTTACATATTGTTAGCATGCAGGTCAACAGTAAAACGTTTAGGGGAAACAGATCTGCTAAAAACCACAGGTAAACATTAGTTGATACCTTTGAGTGCTGGCTTTTGAAGGTGTCGGAAAACAACAAGCAAGGTAATCTGAATCAGCACCGTCAGTCCAAAGAGCAGTCGAGCCTGAAAAGACAGTTTTGACTATAAGCCAGCCCTGGAATAATTGCAGCCTTGGAGCATGCCTTATGGACACTGATAAAATGGTACAAAGATTCTATTTGAAACACATTCAAAGCTTGTTGGTGTTACTGAAGAGTAAAAAGGAAACTTAAAGAATTTCTAAGTTCTAGGATTTGTATTGTACTGACTGGAATTCTGCTCGATGTCTGAAAGCAATAGAGCCGAATCTTTAAAAAACAGGGTTTGTAAACACGTCCATTGAAAAAGTGTAGTTACACTTCCAAGGAAAAACATTGTCTGAGCACTGACCTGAGGAGAAATGCAGTTCAAGGCATGGTGTACAATGAGTGACTGATTAACAAAACAAAGATAATAACTTTGAGCCAGTTATGATAAGAACTACAGTCATGTGGACTTTCTTATGTAGTTCTGGAAGTGCACCTAGACTACTAAGACATGACATCCTTCTTTGCACGTACTGAGCTGTAACACATATGACTCAAGTCGATGGGGATTTTGCCCTCCACTTCAATGGAGCTAGTTATAATGTCAGCAGCTGACAGTGAGAATATTTGCAACATTCTTTCCAGAAAACATATTTCAACAGTGAATTTCTCTTCGGTttaatgtttccttttctgctaTCTCCAGTAGCTCTTTTTCAATTTCTTGCTTGCATAAAATGTGTGTATACTTATGCCCAAAAATGGATAATTGGGACTAAATCCAGGACATCAACTGTTTGTATAAACCACTGTTGCACATTTGTGGTTGAAGTGTGCAACTTgagaaattttaaatgttttggaaTTCCAAAAGAGTCATATCTGGAAAAAGTAAACTGCATTCAAGTCTACAAATTCCTTCAGGAATTACGAAAATGCCTACTGCAGCTTGGGAAGCCAACATGGAGTAACAGCTGTTTTGCTGAAAGTACTTACTAGAACATAGTGGTCAGTGAGAAGAATAACAGATGACCAAAAGTCAAAACTAAGAGAGAGGTTTTCTTCCATACCAAATAAATGGCCCCGTGTGCCAATTCTTCCTGAAGTATCCTAGATTGACATAAAATGAGAGCAATTACATAGCAGTGATACAAAAAACTGTCTAGTTAAAGTTCCTAATTATCATtggagcttttccagaaagATACAATTTATGTATGCTTCTCCGGCATACTTCTATATTAAATTCTACCTACCAAGGATTACTTACAGTCAATTTTGCAGTTTCAAGTGAGCTGGTAATTATAAAATCATAATCTGAAAGTATTACATATGAAGAAGAGCCTGTCAGAGATTCAGCAACTTATGGAAGACTGTGACTGTTTACTGCCCCCCCAGTTGTTTTCTGGAAGTTCAATTCTAGGTAATAGcctatattaaaatattttcaaattttgttgTACTTAATTTCTGGTGTATTGCCATAAACCCATATAGATAAACACTTGTTTATTGTTATTTATTCAACACAGCGCAGTGTTGAGCAC
This window of the Anomalospiza imberbis isolate Cuckoo-Finch-1a 21T00152 chromosome 6, ASM3175350v1, whole genome shotgun sequence genome carries:
- the TMEM62 gene encoding transmembrane protein 62 isoform X3; the protein is MAELSLMATESLHSNHTIWFGHYPTSTIISPSPGIRTLMSSATAYLCGHLHTMGGLMPVLHSQHRGGTLELELGDWMDNRRYRILAFDHDLLSFADLNFEEWPVVLITNPKSFLYSSSTHEPLVKILYSTHIRILAFSPSVIISVKVYIDGVHLGNARQVSGPLYVLNWSPQNYSEGFHRIDVTVQDTSGRIGTRGHLFGMEENLSLSFDFWSSVILLTDHYVLARLLFGLTVLIQITLLVVFRHLQKPALKGKPGLLTLTSYSLHVFSKTNTFYYSLLVLNLYTILGPWFVGELIDGQMGACFSFGVFVGGSFLQGSMTFVVGILQMMFFNLPLMAYLCWCLLLRCQGHSFRSHIRHVRRLVAVLVHLAMALLLAWQVYSCYFLQRTYGTLAFFLSPMRTWLVVLTAALIYKTWTLKSSELRTYIIEIKNCQSS